Proteins encoded together in one Lysobacterales bacterium window:
- a CDS encoding KilA-N domain-containing protein: MKSTIEVKGTAVTVLSQASDDYISLTDIAKHKEPDRSDHVIQNWMRNRNTIEFLGVWERLNNAGFKPLEFEGFKNRAGLNSFVLTPRQWIDATHASGLISKSGRYGGTYAHRDIAFEFASWISVEFKLYLIKEFQRLKVDENRRLSLAWNLNRTLSKLNYRIHTDAIRAHLIPAAVTAAQAAITYASEADLLNVALFGQTAKQWRDANPKLDGNMRDYAGVEQLLVLANIEGMNAELIHMALPQGERLKRLNEIAIRQMQVLTGATAIKQLKG, encoded by the coding sequence ATGAAAAGCACCATCGAAGTCAAAGGCACTGCGGTCACGGTTCTCAGCCAGGCGAGTGATGACTATATTTCCCTGACGGACATTGCCAAGCACAAAGAACCGGATCGATCCGACCATGTCATCCAGAACTGGATGAGAAACCGCAACACCATCGAGTTCCTGGGCGTATGGGAGCGACTGAATAACGCCGGTTTCAAACCCCTCGAATTCGAGGGGTTTAAAAACAGGGCAGGGCTCAACAGCTTCGTCCTGACGCCACGTCAATGGATAGACGCAACCCATGCCAGCGGGCTGATCTCCAAGTCGGGGCGTTATGGCGGTACCTACGCACACAGAGACATCGCCTTCGAGTTCGCTTCCTGGATATCGGTTGAGTTCAAGCTCTACCTGATCAAGGAATTCCAGCGACTCAAGGTGGACGAGAACCGCCGCCTGTCGCTGGCCTGGAACCTCAATCGCACCCTGTCCAAGCTCAATTACCGCATCCACACCGACGCCATCCGGGCGCATCTGATCCCCGCTGCGGTCACGGCAGCGCAGGCCGCGATTACCTATGCCAGCGAAGCCGACCTGCTCAATGTCGCCCTGTTCGGCCAGACCGCCAAGCAATGGCGCGACGCCAACCCCAAGCTGGACGGCAACATGCGTGACTATGCCGGCGTCGAGCAACTGCTGGTGCTGGCCAACATCGAGGGCATGAACGCCGAACTGATCCATATGGCGCTGCCGCAAGGCGAGCGCCTCAAACGCCTCAACGAAATCGCCATCCGCCAGATGCAGGTGCTCACCGGCGCCACCGCGATCAAGCAACTCAAAGGTTAG
- a CDS encoding DEAD/DEAH box helicase family protein yields MSDKEATARIKINKLLDAAGWLFFAEGDAPANVRLEPSVTIKSTDLDALGANFENSTRGFVDFLLLDANGFPLLVLEAKAEDKNPLVGKEQARKYARSQNCRFVLLSNGNLHYFWDLERGNPHVITSFPTPDSVIGYQRVTPNPQRLIEEPVGEDYIVRTQRPNYASEAAWRNETERAGYIQTNKLRFLRPYQLKAIHSIQAAVGEGKDRFLFEMATGTGKTLTAAAVIKLFLRSGNVRRVLFLVDRLELENQAKKAFAAVLSADFQTVIYKEKRDDWRRAEIVVTTVQSLLFNNKYRKLFSPTDFDLVISDEAHRSIGGNARAVFDYFIGYKLGLTATPRDYLRRFDNANPTTRDPREAERRLLLDTYRTFGCENSQPTFRYSLLDGVKEGFLINPTVVDARTEVTTTLLSEEGFVVSFTDDAGDDQQQAFKQREFEKRFFADTTNQLLCKTFLEHAMRDPVSGEIGKSIIFAVSQNHAAKLAQILNQMADRMFPGKYQSDFAVQVTSQIPDAQQFTINFANNNLLGSGNFIPAYKTSKARICVTVGMMTTGYDCTDILNIGLFRPIFSPTDFIQIKGRGTRTHDFREVLFDDTRKEGVQQPIKTAFKLFDFFANCEYFEEDFNYDEVLKLPPPTGQAKEGTAGGDQGAVAVGGSYEHLGADILASIRVEQITDEGMRIDRMFFERFEDAVRADDTVAAAVEAGEWDRVIDYVNREVFDKPEEYYTLDKLRKAAAVDRRLTLREILEKVFGLIPRFKSRDELLEEEFSKFVADRVPEPPSAIPAIKTFFKAYVTSNRVRDIIDSRQFTDLATNPYFTTHDFRAVPQPYRMLVPEYIKDYVPLNQFAP; encoded by the coding sequence ATGTCTGACAAGGAAGCCACCGCCCGCATCAAGATCAACAAGCTGCTCGACGCTGCCGGTTGGCTCTTTTTCGCGGAAGGTGACGCACCGGCCAATGTTCGTCTTGAGCCCAGTGTGACGATCAAGTCGACTGACCTGGACGCGCTCGGTGCCAACTTCGAGAACAGCACAAGGGGCTTCGTCGACTTTCTCTTGCTCGATGCCAATGGCTTTCCACTACTTGTCCTCGAAGCCAAAGCCGAAGACAAGAATCCGCTTGTCGGCAAGGAGCAGGCCCGCAAGTACGCCAGATCCCAGAACTGCCGCTTCGTGCTGCTCTCTAACGGCAACCTGCACTACTTCTGGGATCTCGAACGGGGTAACCCGCACGTCATCACCTCGTTCCCGACGCCGGACTCGGTCATTGGTTACCAGAGGGTCACGCCCAATCCGCAGCGCCTGATCGAAGAACCGGTTGGCGAGGACTACATCGTGCGCACCCAGCGCCCGAATTACGCATCTGAAGCCGCCTGGCGAAACGAAACAGAGCGCGCCGGCTACATCCAGACCAACAAGCTGCGTTTTCTCAGGCCCTATCAGCTCAAAGCCATCCACAGCATTCAGGCCGCCGTTGGCGAAGGCAAAGACCGTTTCCTGTTCGAGATGGCCACCGGCACCGGCAAGACCCTGACCGCCGCCGCCGTGATCAAGCTGTTTCTGCGTTCCGGCAACGTGCGCCGCGTGCTGTTCCTGGTGGATCGCCTGGAACTGGAGAACCAGGCAAAGAAGGCCTTCGCAGCCGTGCTGTCCGCCGACTTTCAAACGGTGATCTACAAGGAGAAGCGCGACGATTGGCGCCGCGCCGAAATTGTCGTCACTACGGTGCAGTCGCTGTTGTTCAACAACAAATACCGCAAGCTGTTCTCGCCGACCGACTTCGATCTGGTCATCTCCGACGAAGCGCACCGCTCCATTGGCGGCAACGCCCGCGCCGTGTTCGACTACTTCATCGGCTACAAGCTCGGCCTCACCGCCACGCCGCGCGACTACCTGCGCCGCTTCGACAACGCAAACCCCACGACCCGCGACCCACGCGAGGCCGAGCGACGCCTGCTGCTCGATACCTATCGCACCTTTGGCTGCGAGAACAGCCAGCCAACCTTCCGCTACTCCTTGCTTGATGGCGTGAAGGAAGGCTTCCTGATCAATCCGACCGTGGTCGATGCGCGCACCGAGGTCACCACCACGCTGCTCTCCGAAGAGGGCTTTGTCGTCTCGTTCACCGATGACGCCGGCGACGACCAGCAGCAGGCCTTCAAGCAGCGCGAGTTCGAGAAGCGCTTCTTCGCCGACACCACCAACCAGCTCCTGTGCAAGACATTTCTGGAACACGCCATGCGCGACCCGGTCAGCGGCGAGATCGGCAAGTCGATCATCTTTGCCGTCAGCCAGAATCACGCCGCCAAGCTGGCGCAGATCCTCAATCAAATGGCCGACCGCATGTTCCCCGGCAAGTACCAGTCGGATTTTGCCGTGCAAGTCACCTCGCAGATTCCAGATGCCCAGCAGTTCACCATCAACTTCGCCAACAACAATCTGCTCGGCTCCGGCAATTTCATTCCCGCCTACAAGACCAGCAAGGCGCGCATCTGCGTGACCGTCGGCATGATGACTACCGGCTACGACTGCACCGACATCCTCAACATCGGCCTGTTTCGCCCGATCTTCTCACCCACCGATTTCATCCAGATCAAGGGACGCGGCACGCGCACGCACGATTTCCGCGAGGTGCTGTTCGACGACACCCGCAAGGAAGGCGTGCAGCAGCCGATCAAGACCGCCTTCAAGCTGTTCGACTTCTTCGCCAACTGCGAATACTTCGAGGAAGATTTCAACTACGACGAAGTGCTGAAGCTCCCGCCGCCCACGGGCCAGGCCAAAGAAGGCACCGCCGGCGGCGACCAAGGCGCCGTTGCCGTGGGCGGCTCCTACGAGCATCTCGGCGCCGACATCCTGGCGTCGATACGGGTCGAGCAGATAACGGACGAAGGCATGAGGATCGACCGCATGTTCTTCGAGCGGTTCGAGGACGCGGTCCGCGCCGATGACACTGTCGCCGCCGCCGTGGAAGCCGGAGAGTGGGACCGCGTCATCGACTACGTGAACCGAGAAGTGTTCGACAAGCCCGAGGAGTACTACACCCTCGACAAACTGCGCAAAGCCGCCGCCGTGGACCGGCGCCTGACCCTGCGCGAGATCCTGGAGAAGGTCTTCGGCCTCATCCCGCGCTTCAAGTCCAGGGATGAACTGCTGGAAGAGGAATTCTCGAAGTTCGTTGCCGACCGCGTGCCCGAGCCACCCTCGGCCATTCCGGCCATCAAGACCTTCTTCAAGGCCTACGTCACCAGCAACCGGGTGCGCGACATCATCGATAGCCGGCAATTCACCGATCTGGCGACCAACCCCTACTTCACCACCCACGATTTCAGAGCCGTGCCGCAGCCGTACCGCATGCTCGTCCCCGAATACATCAAGGACTACGTGCCCTTGAACCAGTTCGCGCCATAG
- the merR gene encoding Hg(II)-responsive transcriptional regulator has product MMNIPETLTIGAFAKAAGVNVETIRFYQRKGLLLEPDRPIGGIRRYGPTDVDRVKFVKSAQRLGFNLDEVAQLLKLEDGTHCHESADLAAARLADVRLRLADLQRMELALSQLVKACSSSQGKVTCPLIASLHRHAPAGKTHTEGLKRTSLRN; this is encoded by the coding sequence ATGATGAACATCCCGGAAACCCTGACCATCGGGGCCTTCGCCAAAGCAGCCGGGGTCAACGTGGAGACCATCCGGTTCTATCAGCGCAAGGGCTTGCTGCTGGAGCCGGATCGGCCCATCGGCGGCATCCGCCGCTATGGGCCGACGGACGTGGACCGGGTGAAGTTCGTGAAGTCCGCTCAGCGCTTGGGCTTCAATCTGGACGAGGTTGCGCAATTGCTCAAGCTGGAGGACGGCACCCATTGCCACGAGTCCGCCGACCTCGCGGCAGCGCGGCTGGCGGATGTGCGCCTGCGGCTGGCCGATCTCCAGCGCATGGAGTTGGCGCTATCCCAATTGGTCAAGGCATGCAGTTCGAGCCAAGGCAAGGTGACCTGCCCACTGATTGCTTCCTTGCACCGACATGCGCCAGCAGGAAAAACCCACACTGAAGGCTTGAAACGGACGAGCCTGCGAAACTAG
- the merT gene encoding mercuric ion transporter MerT, giving the protein MAKPSNGRGALAAGGLAAILASTCCLGPLVLITLGFSGAWIGNLTALEPYRPIFIGAALVALFFAWRRIFRPARACAPDDVCAVPQVRTAYKVIFWIVSALVLIALAFPYVMPLFY; this is encoded by the coding sequence ATGGCAAAACCTAGCAACGGCCGCGGTGCACTGGCTGCCGGCGGCTTGGCCGCCATCCTTGCCTCGACCTGCTGCCTCGGCCCGCTGGTGCTGATCACGCTAGGCTTCTCTGGCGCCTGGATCGGCAACCTAACCGCGCTCGAACCGTATCGGCCGATCTTCATCGGCGCCGCGCTCGTCGCGCTGTTCTTCGCCTGGCGCCGCATCTTCCGGCCCGCCCGCGCCTGTGCACCGGACGACGTGTGTGCCGTGCCCCAGGTGCGAACAGCCTACAAGGTGATTTTCTGGATCGTGTCCGCCCTGGTACTGATCGCCCTCGCGTTCCCCTACGTCATGCCCCTGTTCTACTGA
- the merP gene encoding mercury resistance system periplasmic binding protein MerP, producing MKKFVALFALTVALSAPAWAATKTVTLSVPGMTCATCPITVKKALSKVEGVVEAKVTWEPKEAVVTYDDTKTTPAALTKATENAGYPSTVKK from the coding sequence ATGAAGAAATTTGTCGCACTGTTCGCTTTGACTGTAGCCCTGAGCGCTCCAGCTTGGGCCGCCACCAAAACCGTCACGCTGTCGGTACCGGGCATGACCTGCGCCACCTGTCCGATCACGGTCAAGAAGGCGTTGTCCAAGGTCGAAGGCGTCGTTGAAGCCAAGGTGACCTGGGAGCCCAAGGAAGCGGTGGTGACTTACGACGACACCAAGACGACGCCAGCCGCCTTGACCAAAGCCACCGAGAACGCAGGCTACCCTTCCACGGTCAAGAAGTGA
- the merA gene encoding mercury(II) reductase, with translation MTEAITLHVDGMTCGACSENVRQALEKVPGVRSAAVSYPQRRAEITADAGADLEMAPLVAAVSALGYRAQAADMPSKPADLLNKTLGGLNGEPKRGDAEPALHVAVIGSGGAAMAAALKAVEQGARVTLIERGTLGGTCVNVGCVPSKIMIRAAHIAHVRRESPFDDGIAAASPAILRERLLAQQQERVDELRHAKYEGILASTPAITVLRGDARFLDDRHLNVQLAEGGECAVAFDRCLIATGASPAIPPIPGLQGTPYWTSTEALVSDRIPERLAVIGSSVVAVELAQAFARLGSKVTLLARNTLFFREDPTIGEAVTAAFRNEGIEVLEHTQASEVAFASGAFVLTTGRGELRADRLLVATGRTPNTRALDLDAAGVAVNAQGAIIIDNGMRTGTPHIYAAGDCTDQPQFVYVAAAAGTRAAVNMTGGDTALDLTAMPAVVFTDPQVATVGYSEAEAHHAGIETDSRTLTLDNVPRALVNFDTRGFIKLVAEAGTGRLLGVQAVTPEAGELIQTAALAIRARMTVQELADQLFPYLTMVEGLKLAAQTFTKDVKQLSCCAG, from the coding sequence ATGACCGAGGCGATCACACTGCACGTCGATGGCATGACCTGCGGGGCGTGCTCCGAGAACGTCCGGCAAGCTTTGGAGAAGGTGCCCGGTGTGCGTTCGGCAGCGGTGTCCTATCCGCAACGGCGGGCTGAAATCACGGCTGATGCGGGCGCCGATTTGGAGATGGCACCGCTGGTCGCCGCCGTGTCTGCACTCGGTTACCGGGCGCAGGCTGCCGACATGCCGAGCAAGCCTGCGGACCTGTTGAACAAGACGCTGGGCGGGTTAAACGGCGAGCCGAAGCGCGGAGATGCAGAGCCGGCATTGCACGTCGCTGTGATTGGCAGTGGCGGCGCGGCGATGGCGGCGGCGCTGAAAGCCGTCGAGCAAGGAGCGCGCGTCACCTTGATCGAGCGAGGCACCCTCGGCGGTACCTGCGTCAATGTCGGCTGCGTACCGTCCAAGATCATGATCCGTGCCGCGCATATCGCCCATGTACGGCGCGAGAGTCCGTTCGACGACGGCATTGCGGCCGCTTCGCCGGCGATCCTGCGCGAGCGTTTGCTGGCGCAGCAGCAGGAGCGCGTCGACGAACTGCGTCACGCCAAGTACGAAGGTATTCTGGCCAGCACTCCCGCCATCACCGTGCTACGCGGCGACGCCCGCTTCCTGGACGACCGCCATCTGAACGTGCAACTGGCAGAAGGCGGCGAATGCGCAGTCGCCTTCGACCGCTGCCTGATCGCCACCGGCGCCAGCCCGGCGATTCCGCCGATCCCCGGCTTGCAGGGCACCCCCTACTGGACCTCCACCGAGGCGCTGGTCAGCGACCGTATTCCCGAGCGGCTGGCGGTGATCGGTTCGTCGGTGGTGGCGGTCGAACTCGCGCAGGCCTTTGCCCGACTCGGCAGCAAGGTGACTCTCCTGGCGCGCAACACGCTGTTCTTCCGCGAAGATCCCACTATAGGTGAAGCCGTCACGGCCGCGTTCCGCAACGAAGGCATCGAAGTGCTGGAGCACACGCAGGCCAGTGAGGTGGCCTTTGCAAGCGGAGCATTCGTGCTCACGACCGGGCGCGGCGAACTGCGCGCTGACCGACTGCTGGTCGCCACCGGCCGCACACCGAACACCCGCGCCTTGGATCTCGACGCGGCAGGTGTCGCGGTCAACGCGCAGGGCGCCATCATCATCGACAATGGGATGCGCACCGGCACACCGCACATCTACGCCGCGGGCGACTGCACCGACCAGCCGCAGTTCGTCTACGTCGCAGCGGCGGCCGGTACCCGCGCCGCGGTCAACATGACCGGCGGCGACACGGCGCTGGACCTGACGGCGATGCCGGCGGTCGTGTTCACCGATCCCCAGGTCGCCACCGTGGGCTATAGCGAAGCCGAAGCACACCATGCCGGCATCGAGACCGACAGCCGCACGCTGACACTCGACAACGTGCCCCGGGCGCTCGTCAACTTCGACACACGTGGCTTCATCAAGCTGGTCGCGGAAGCCGGCACTGGCCGGTTGCTCGGTGTGCAGGCGGTGACCCCCGAGGCGGGCGAACTGATTCAGACGGCCGCGCTCGCCATCCGGGCACGGATGACGGTGCAGGAGCTGGCCGACCAGTTGTTCCCTTACCTGACCATGGTCGAGGGACTGAAGCTCGCAGCGCAGACTTTCACCAAGGATGTGAAGCAACTGTCCTGCTGCGCGGGGTAG
- a CDS encoding ISL3 family transposase has protein sequence MTDFLQLRSLNTLEVVGDDERYVVKAEGVAPVATCPLCKVGRLHGHGSQEQSFQDTPTHGKPVVVFIQRRRYRCISCNKTLFEPVADLDSKRQATARLVRYIHKESFTKTFAALAREVDLDEKTVRHVFDDFIEEFEAKVRFRTPRILGIDELKIIGQYRAMITNIERKTVFDLRPSRAKADLLPYFRNLRDKDTIEWVAMDMYHVYKQVVRATLPQARIVVDRFHIQRMANDALEKLRKRIRKDLPARQRLKLKDERFLLLKRQHDLKGADMTRALEWFRQFPQLGEAHALKEGFLSIWDHKSRPEAEAACATWLGNIPPELAATFKDLTTAVHNWHDEIFSYFEQPITNAYTESVNRLAKDMNRMGRGYSFEVIRARMLYNEKARKDGAVVETVDVDDDQVSTNFEFQRMTMASIRKKQVRRVVEYGPYIPTLVRLLEEGYFE, from the coding sequence GTGACCGATTTTCTGCAGTTGCGTAGCCTCAATACACTTGAAGTCGTAGGCGATGACGAGCGCTATGTCGTCAAGGCTGAAGGCGTTGCGCCAGTGGCAACCTGCCCGCTGTGCAAGGTCGGACGTTTGCACGGTCACGGCTCACAAGAGCAGTCGTTTCAGGATACGCCGACGCACGGCAAGCCGGTCGTGGTGTTCATCCAGCGCAGGCGATATCGCTGCATCTCGTGCAATAAGACGCTCTTCGAGCCTGTCGCCGATCTCGACAGCAAGCGTCAAGCCACGGCCCGCCTGGTGCGTTATATCCATAAAGAGAGCTTCACCAAGACCTTCGCGGCGCTGGCGCGCGAAGTGGACTTGGACGAGAAGACGGTCCGCCACGTCTTTGACGACTTCATCGAGGAGTTCGAGGCCAAGGTCCGGTTCCGGACGCCCCGCATCCTGGGGATCGACGAGCTCAAGATCATCGGCCAGTACCGGGCGATGATCACCAACATCGAACGCAAGACGGTATTCGACCTCCGGCCGAGCCGGGCCAAGGCCGACCTGCTGCCCTATTTCCGCAACCTGCGGGACAAGGACACCATCGAGTGGGTGGCGATGGACATGTACCACGTTTACAAGCAGGTGGTGCGTGCCACGCTGCCGCAGGCGCGGATTGTGGTCGATCGTTTCCATATCCAGCGGATGGCCAATGACGCGCTGGAGAAGCTGCGCAAGCGCATTCGCAAGGATCTGCCGGCTCGGCAGCGCCTCAAGCTCAAGGATGAGCGCTTCCTGTTGCTCAAGCGGCAGCACGATCTGAAGGGCGCAGACATGACACGGGCCCTGGAATGGTTCCGCCAGTTTCCCCAGCTCGGGGAGGCGCACGCCCTCAAGGAAGGCTTCTTGTCGATCTGGGATCACAAGAGCCGTCCGGAGGCTGAAGCGGCATGCGCGACGTGGTTAGGCAACATTCCGCCGGAGCTGGCGGCCACGTTCAAGGATCTGACCACCGCCGTGCACAACTGGCACGACGAAATCTTCTCTTACTTCGAACAACCCATTACCAATGCCTATACTGAATCCGTCAACCGACTGGCCAAAGACATGAACCGCATGGGCAGGGGCTACAGCTTCGAGGTGATTCGGGCGCGGATGCTCTACAACGAGAAGGCGCGCAAGGACGGGGCCGTAGTCGAGACCGTAGATGTCGATGATGACCAGGTATCAACGAACTTCGAGTTCCAGCGAATGACGATGGCATCGATCCGCAAGAAGCAGGTCAGACGCGTGGTCGAATATGGACCTTACATTCCGACGTTGGTGCGGCTGCTCGAAGAGGGGTATTTCGAGTAA
- a CDS encoding MBL fold metallo-hydrolase, protein MKLSFFGAAGEVTGSCHLVEAAGKRILLDCGMIQSGRDQDKRNAAKFDFDLNRLDAMILSHAHIDHVGRLPLLRKRGYRGPIYTQRATRDLSKIMLEDSARLAAADVDYENRRRARRGLKPQEPLYDEGDVEDVLRQFKGVDYDKTTELFPGIRFRLRDAGHIIGAAIVELWADEDDGTRKLVFSGDIGPKGTPILRDPSTVDEADLVMLESTYGDRLHRDRENTLVELGEIFRSVAESGGNILIPAFAVGRTQEILYQFAQHFDEWHLKHFRIVLDSPMATKVVKVYDDHQELFDEEAQRVWRGRVHPFRLPNLQLVANLQESMALNRVGGGLIIIAGSGMCNGGRIRHHLKHQLWRNQTHVIFPGYQAAGTLGRELVDGAKFVKIFGEQIKVNATLHTVGGLSAHADQAGLCEWYGAFRNRPPVWLVHGEDRARETFAEKLRQDFGATVQLAHPGESVVF, encoded by the coding sequence ATGAAGCTCAGCTTTTTCGGTGCTGCCGGTGAAGTCACCGGCTCCTGTCATCTGGTCGAAGCTGCCGGCAAACGCATCCTGCTCGACTGCGGCATGATCCAGTCCGGTCGCGACCAGGACAAGCGCAATGCGGCGAAGTTCGACTTCGACCTGAACCGGCTCGACGCGATGATCCTGTCGCACGCGCACATCGACCACGTCGGGCGCCTGCCGCTGCTGCGCAAGCGCGGCTATCGCGGGCCGATCTACACCCAGCGCGCCACCCGCGATCTGTCGAAGATCATGCTCGAAGACTCGGCGCGACTGGCCGCCGCCGACGTCGATTATGAAAATCGTCGACGCGCGCGCCGCGGCCTGAAACCGCAGGAACCGCTGTACGACGAGGGCGACGTCGAAGACGTGTTGCGCCAGTTCAAAGGTGTCGACTACGACAAGACCACCGAGCTGTTTCCCGGCATCCGCTTCCGCCTGCGCGATGCCGGCCACATCATCGGCGCGGCGATCGTCGAGCTGTGGGCCGACGAAGACGACGGCACCCGCAAGCTGGTGTTCTCCGGCGACATCGGCCCCAAGGGCACACCGATCCTGCGCGATCCGAGCACCGTCGACGAGGCCGACCTGGTGATGCTCGAAAGCACCTACGGCGATCGCCTGCACCGCGACCGCGAGAACACTCTGGTCGAACTTGGCGAGATTTTCCGCTCGGTGGCCGAAAGCGGCGGCAATATCCTGATTCCGGCATTCGCGGTCGGGCGCACCCAGGAAATCCTGTACCAGTTCGCCCAGCATTTCGACGAGTGGCATCTCAAGCACTTCCGCATCGTGCTCGACAGCCCGATGGCGACCAAGGTGGTCAAGGTCTACGACGACCACCAGGAGCTGTTCGACGAGGAAGCCCAGCGCGTCTGGCGCGGGCGGGTGCATCCGTTCCGGCTGCCGAACCTGCAACTGGTCGCGAACCTGCAGGAGTCGATGGCGCTGAACCGCGTCGGCGGCGGCCTGATCATCATCGCCGGCTCCGGCATGTGCAATGGCGGCCGCATCCGCCACCACCTCAAGCACCAGCTCTGGCGCAACCAGACACACGTCATCTTCCCCGGCTACCAAGCCGCCGGCACGCTTGGGCGCGAGCTCGTCGACGGCGCCAAGTTCGTCAAGATCTTCGGCGAACAGATCAAGGTCAACGCCACCCTGCACACCGTCGGCGGCCTCTCCGCCCACGCCGACCAGGCCGGCCTGTGCGAATGGTACGGCGCCTTCCGCAACCGCCCACCAGTGTGGCTCGTACACGGCGAAGACCGCGCCCGCGAAACCTTCGCCGAAAAACTGCGCCAGGATTTCGGCGCCACCGTGCAACTCGCCCACCCGGGGGAGAGCGTGGTGTTCTGA